A part of Myxococcus landrumus genomic DNA contains:
- a CDS encoding sigma-54-dependent transcriptional regulator: MAPDGGEWMHQEMPQLMSALRGAKDFETAAATTLKRMLAVAQEAVASSRYAARARVLRGIVHLRPGEAYRRLAALDVGSTEITDASVGTPFFTSATAWRAVVEHRCAVSIDVNVGTVQPHAPDAPVTGDPGLAGFHSNESRQRFLGRHATHVCVLPLRTPGGSIEGMISLEADCLAAMGQEFVWREAGEQLQLLADVAAPYLAGLPQRPVATPEVDEFLPVVGRSMAELLPILRVFALQDETILISGATGAGKSRLARWCHERSNRRGKPFETLDLVTVPEDLQMAELFGWKKGAFTGAVRDAPGSVARADGGTLFIDEIDKLSLKAQAGLLHLLESRSYRPLGEGTGERQADVRFIIGTNADLHAEVRAGRFREDLYYRVNVLPVRMPALQERQDEIPLWAQYMVNRRHRERSPEGNARVTQDAERLLVGGTWPGNLRQLDNIVRRAYTLAMVEHAVSGGELVLHEKHVARALDYEQAPGGKPLPEALRAAAQAFVAEARRRNAPLDLDLADAFRGLVLGVAIRQVGRDDGFKLLGRESLVKNRNHHKALKRELEKVEALYKALGEDSSPFADLLSEDEAA, translated from the coding sequence ATGGCACCGGACGGAGGCGAGTGGATGCACCAGGAGATGCCGCAGCTCATGAGCGCGCTGCGGGGGGCGAAGGATTTCGAGACGGCGGCCGCCACCACATTGAAGCGCATGTTGGCCGTGGCTCAAGAAGCGGTTGCGTCCAGTCGGTACGCAGCCCGGGCCCGGGTGCTTCGCGGCATTGTCCACCTACGCCCCGGTGAAGCCTATCGGCGCCTGGCGGCGCTGGATGTGGGTTCAACCGAGATTACGGATGCCAGTGTGGGCACGCCGTTCTTCACGTCGGCCACGGCGTGGCGCGCGGTGGTGGAGCACCGGTGCGCCGTGTCCATCGACGTGAATGTGGGCACCGTCCAGCCGCACGCGCCGGACGCGCCCGTGACGGGAGACCCGGGACTCGCGGGCTTCCACAGCAACGAGAGCCGTCAGCGCTTTCTTGGCCGGCACGCGACGCACGTCTGTGTGCTGCCGCTGCGCACGCCGGGCGGAAGCATCGAGGGGATGATTTCCCTGGAGGCGGACTGTCTCGCGGCGATGGGACAGGAGTTCGTCTGGCGCGAGGCGGGTGAGCAGCTCCAGCTTCTCGCGGACGTGGCCGCGCCGTATCTGGCGGGACTGCCGCAGCGGCCCGTGGCCACGCCGGAGGTGGATGAGTTCCTTCCCGTGGTGGGCCGCTCCATGGCGGAGCTCCTGCCCATCCTGCGCGTGTTCGCGTTGCAGGATGAGACCATCCTCATCAGCGGCGCGACGGGCGCGGGCAAGTCCCGGCTGGCGCGCTGGTGCCATGAGCGCTCCAACCGTCGGGGCAAGCCCTTCGAGACGTTGGACCTGGTGACGGTGCCCGAGGATCTCCAGATGGCGGAGCTCTTCGGTTGGAAGAAGGGCGCCTTCACCGGCGCGGTGCGCGACGCGCCCGGCAGCGTGGCCCGCGCGGACGGCGGCACGCTGTTCATCGACGAAATCGACAAGCTGTCGCTCAAGGCACAGGCGGGACTCCTGCACCTGTTGGAGTCCCGGAGCTACCGCCCGCTAGGCGAGGGCACCGGTGAGCGGCAGGCGGACGTGCGCTTCATCATCGGCACCAACGCGGACCTTCACGCAGAGGTGCGCGCGGGCCGCTTCCGCGAGGACCTCTACTACCGCGTCAACGTGCTGCCCGTGCGCATGCCCGCGCTGCAGGAGCGTCAGGACGAAATCCCGCTCTGGGCGCAGTACATGGTGAACCGCCGTCACCGCGAGCGCTCTCCCGAAGGCAACGCGCGGGTGACGCAGGACGCGGAGCGGCTGCTCGTCGGCGGCACGTGGCCGGGCAACCTGCGGCAGCTCGACAACATCGTCCGGCGCGCCTACACGCTGGCCATGGTGGAGCACGCCGTCTCCGGTGGAGAGCTGGTGCTGCACGAGAAGCATGTCGCGCGGGCGCTCGACTACGAGCAGGCCCCGGGTGGCAAGCCGCTTCCGGAGGCACTGCGTGCCGCCGCCCAGGCCTTCGTCGCGGAGGCGCGCCGTCGCAACGCGCCCCTGGACCTGGACCTCGCGGATGCATTCCGGGGCCTCGTGCTGGGCGTGGCCATCCGGCAGGTGGGGCGCGATGACGGCTTCAAGCTGCTGGGCCGCGAGAGCCTGGTGAAGAATCGCAACCACCACAAGGCGCTCAAGCGCGAGCTGGAAAAGGTGGAGGCGCTCTACAAGGCGCTGGGCGAGGATTCGTCGCCCTTCGCGGACCTGCTCTCCGAGGACGAGGCCGCCTGA
- a CDS encoding SDR family NAD(P)-dependent oxidoreductase: protein MKLLSNSAIVTGGSQGIGLAIASRLMREGTSVLVFGRTESKVVEAAERLNREGEGRARAVPFAGDVCRQADVERAHAFATAQLGLPGILVNNAGSVSLHLLVDLPEEELDRLLGVNLKGPFLFMQTFARALIAEKRPGAIVNVSSLCQSVVTEGFGHYSASKAALAQLSRAAALELGRHSIRVNVVAPGAIHTPLAASFIDEPAMRRELLARTPLGRPHGLPDDVARVVAFLCAEESSWVTGESLDVDGGSHLRGMHSYWDTLNPPR, encoded by the coding sequence ATGAAGCTCCTCTCGAACAGCGCCATTGTGACGGGTGGCTCACAGGGAATCGGTCTGGCGATAGCCTCGCGCCTCATGCGCGAGGGCACCAGTGTGCTCGTTTTCGGACGGACCGAGTCCAAGGTCGTCGAGGCCGCTGAACGCCTCAATCGCGAAGGGGAAGGCCGTGCTCGAGCCGTCCCCTTCGCGGGAGATGTTTGTCGACAGGCGGATGTCGAACGGGCTCACGCGTTCGCCACGGCTCAGCTGGGTTTGCCTGGCATCCTCGTGAACAATGCGGGCTCTGTATCACTGCACCTGCTCGTGGACCTTCCCGAGGAGGAGCTGGACCGGCTGCTCGGGGTGAACCTGAAGGGGCCGTTCCTCTTCATGCAGACTTTCGCCCGAGCCCTCATCGCCGAGAAGCGGCCCGGCGCCATCGTGAATGTTTCATCGCTGTGTCAGTCGGTGGTGACGGAAGGCTTTGGCCACTACTCCGCCTCCAAGGCCGCCTTGGCTCAGCTCTCACGTGCGGCGGCACTGGAGCTGGGACGACACTCCATCCGAGTCAACGTCGTCGCGCCGGGCGCCATCCACACGCCCCTCGCGGCCTCCTTCATCGATGAGCCAGCGATGCGACGGGAGCTGCTCGCGCGCACTCCGCTGGGCAGGCCCCATGGTTTGCCAGACGACGTGGCGCGGGTGGTCGCGTTCCTCTGCGCGGAGGAGTCCTCCTGGGTGACGGGAGAGAGCCTCGACGTGGATGGAGGCAGCCACCTGCGCGGGATGCACAGCTACTGGGACACGCTGAATCCACCGCGGTAG